One genomic segment of Thermus thermamylovorans includes these proteins:
- a CDS encoding helix-turn-helix domain-containing protein, with amino-acid sequence MKRIPRKEAVYLAGDRAETLYRLESGLVRIVELLPEGRTLTLRHVLPGDYFGEEALEGKRHRYAAEAMTEAVVRGFDPRAMGHEELHQVARNLARQMRRVQAYETHLQTGELRARIARYLLFLADTPASFRDARGLYVTVSHEEIADATASTRESVSKILSDLRHEGFIATAYRKIYLLDLRALEREAEGVLEAA; translated from the coding sequence ATGAAGAGGATCCCGCGCAAGGAGGCGGTCTACCTGGCTGGGGACCGGGCCGAAACCCTCTACCGCCTGGAGTCAGGCCTGGTGCGCATCGTGGAGCTTCTGCCCGAGGGTCGCACCCTCACCCTGCGGCACGTGCTGCCCGGGGACTACTTTGGGGAGGAGGCCCTGGAGGGGAAGCGCCACCGCTACGCTGCCGAGGCCATGACCGAGGCGGTGGTACGGGGCTTTGACCCCCGGGCCATGGGCCACGAGGAGCTGCACCAGGTGGCCCGGAACCTGGCCCGGCAGATGCGGCGGGTGCAGGCCTATGAGACCCACCTGCAGACGGGGGAGCTCCGGGCCCGGATCGCCCGGTACCTGCTCTTCCTGGCGGACACCCCGGCCTCCTTCCGGGACGCCAGGGGGCTTTACGTGACCGTCTCCCACGAGGAGATCGCCGACGCCACCGCCTCCACCCGGGAGTCGGTGTCCAAGATCCTCTCGGACCTGCGCCACGAGGGCTTCATCGCCACCGCCTACCGCAAGATCTACCTCCTGGACCTCAGGGCCCTGGAGCGGGAGGCCGAGGGTGTCCTGGAGGCGGCCTAG
- a CDS encoding phytoene/squalene synthase family protein: MEPDWKALAGLIRHHSATFFLGSLLFPREERKGAWAVYAACRLGDEAVDGPGGGAEALEAWWRGVERAYGGRPREEWEKGLAWALGRWPIPMEVFLHMREGFLTDLSPVRLRTEEELMAYCYQVAGTVGRMMAPIAGGGKEVEEKAVRLGQAMQLTNILRDVGEDLERDRVYLPQDLLERFGVSLADLHQGRVTPQYRALMAHLEAKARALYREGLSGLGGLRVGRAAIALAALQYQGILDKLRLFGYDNLHRRAYLGTWERLRLLPKALLLSRNGVPATEA; the protein is encoded by the coding sequence ATGGAACCCGACTGGAAAGCCCTCGCGGGCCTCATCCGCCACCACTCCGCCACCTTCTTCCTGGGAAGCCTTCTCTTCCCCAGGGAGGAGCGCAAGGGGGCCTGGGCGGTCTACGCGGCCTGCCGCCTGGGGGACGAGGCGGTGGATGGTCCTGGAGGAGGCGCGGAGGCCCTCGAGGCCTGGTGGCGGGGGGTGGAGCGGGCCTACGGGGGGCGTCCGCGGGAGGAATGGGAGAAGGGGCTGGCCTGGGCCCTGGGGCGCTGGCCCATCCCCATGGAGGTCTTTCTCCACATGCGGGAGGGCTTCCTCACCGACCTGAGCCCCGTGCGCCTAAGGACGGAAGAGGAGCTCATGGCCTACTGCTACCAGGTGGCGGGCACCGTGGGGCGGATGATGGCCCCCATCGCCGGGGGGGGGAAGGAGGTGGAGGAAAAGGCCGTGCGCCTGGGGCAGGCCATGCAGCTCACCAACATCCTGCGGGACGTGGGAGAGGACCTGGAAAGGGACCGGGTCTACCTGCCCCAGGACCTCCTGGAGCGCTTCGGGGTCTCCCTGGCGGACCTCCACCAGGGGCGCGTCACCCCCCAGTACCGGGCCCTCATGGCCCACCTGGAGGCCAAGGCCCGGGCCCTCTACCGGGAGGGCCTCTCCGGCCTGGGGGGTCTACGGGTGGGCCGGGCGGCCATCGCCCTGGCCGCCCTCCAATACCAGGGCATCCTGGACAAGCTCCGCCTCTTTGGCTACGACAACCTGCACCGCCGCGCCTACCTAGGAACCTGGGAACGGCTCCGGCTTCTGCCCAAAGCCCTCCTCCTTTCCCGAAACGGGGTGCCGGCTACGGAAGCCTAA
- the crtI gene encoding phytoene desaturase family protein, translating into MRAIVIGSGVGGLSAAIRLAAMGLEVLVLEKLEGPGGRARVHRAEGFTFDMGPTVITVPQFLEDLFATRPGEPRLYPDFPQEGGLRHTPRYVEIVPLDPFYRIHFPDGTHFDYNDDREHLLGEIRRLAPEDLEGYLRFEKDARAIFQRGFLELGFTHFGSFWDLLRVAPDLLRLDAVRPLFSFVKKYFQNPKMRRVFSFESLLIGGNPLSVPAIYAMIHFVERNWGVHFAMGGTGALVRGLVRKLEELGGRIRYRAPVRRILTRKGRVVGVVLEDGERLDADLVVSNADYVHTYGELLAPEDRLWHGDWRLGRTRLSMSLFVAYFGFRARGDEGEKLRHHNVLLSERYEGLLRDIFIRKVLPEDFAHYLHLPTLTDPSLAPPGHHAAYTLVPVPHNGSGLDWRELGPRYLEKALGYLDEAGYLPGLRDRLVYTHFITPDYFQWTLNSHLGNAFGPEPVLWQTASFRPRNRSEDVKGLYLVGQSYQPGAGLPSVMMSAKMTARLIAHDLGLERAPKALLEARA; encoded by the coding sequence ATGCGAGCCATCGTCATCGGAAGCGGCGTGGGCGGCCTTTCCGCCGCCATACGCCTGGCGGCCATGGGCCTCGAGGTCCTGGTCCTGGAGAAGCTGGAGGGCCCCGGGGGAAGGGCCCGGGTGCACCGGGCCGAGGGCTTTACCTTTGACATGGGGCCCACGGTGATCACCGTGCCCCAGTTCCTGGAAGACCTCTTCGCCACCCGCCCGGGGGAGCCCCGGCTCTACCCCGACTTTCCCCAAGAGGGGGGCCTCCGGCACACCCCCCGGTACGTGGAGATCGTCCCCTTAGACCCCTTCTACCGCATCCACTTCCCGGACGGCACCCACTTCGACTACAACGACGACCGGGAACACCTCCTCGGGGAGATCCGCCGCCTGGCCCCAGAGGACCTCGAGGGCTACCTCCGCTTCGAGAAGGACGCCCGGGCCATCTTCCAGCGGGGCTTCCTCGAGCTTGGCTTCACCCACTTCGGGAGCTTTTGGGACCTCCTCCGGGTGGCCCCGGACCTCCTCAGGCTGGACGCGGTCCGCCCCCTCTTCTCCTTCGTGAAGAAGTACTTCCAGAACCCCAAGATGCGCCGGGTCTTCTCCTTTGAAAGCCTCCTCATCGGGGGGAACCCCCTATCCGTCCCCGCCATCTACGCCATGATCCACTTCGTGGAGCGGAACTGGGGGGTGCACTTCGCCATGGGGGGGACGGGAGCCCTGGTGCGGGGGCTGGTGCGGAAGCTGGAGGAGCTGGGGGGCAGGATCCGCTACCGCGCCCCCGTGCGCCGCATCCTCACCCGGAAGGGCCGGGTGGTGGGGGTGGTGCTGGAAGACGGGGAGCGCCTGGACGCCGACCTGGTGGTCTCCAACGCGGACTACGTGCACACCTACGGGGAGCTCCTGGCCCCGGAGGACCGCCTTTGGCACGGGGACTGGCGGCTTGGGCGCACCCGGCTTTCCATGAGCCTCTTCGTGGCCTACTTCGGCTTCCGCGCCCGGGGGGACGAGGGGGAAAAGCTCCGCCACCACAACGTCCTCCTCTCCGAGCGCTACGAGGGGCTTCTAAGGGACATCTTCATCCGCAAGGTCCTCCCCGAGGACTTCGCCCACTACCTCCACCTCCCCACCCTCACCGACCCCTCCCTGGCCCCCCCGGGGCACCACGCCGCCTACACCCTGGTGCCCGTGCCCCACAACGGGAGCGGCCTGGACTGGCGGGAGCTCGGCCCCCGCTACCTGGAAAAGGCCCTGGGGTATCTGGACGAGGCGGGCTACCTCCCCGGGCTCAGGGACCGCCTGGTCTACACCCACTTCATCACCCCGGACTACTTCCAGTGGACCCTCAACAGCCACCTGGGGAACGCCTTTGGCCCCGAACCCGTGCTCTGGCAGACGGCCTCCTTCCGGCCCAGGAACCGCTCGGAAGACGTCAAGGGCCTCTACCTGGTGGGCCAGAGCTACCAGCCGGGGGCGGGCCTGCCCAGCGTGATGATGTCCGCCAAGATGACCGCCCGGCTCATCGCCCACGACCTGGGGCTGGAGCGGGCCCCCAAGGCCCTCCTGGAGGCCCGGGCTTGA
- a CDS encoding lysophospholipid acyltransferase family protein, which produces MTLDPRRPFARLLRALVEAMLLGSLKGGLRGVYLRGEVPGGPLVLAMNHHSFYDGHLVWFLARWARRPASLLVAEENLRAFPVLALAGALEARRVREALRRLQRGEWAAVFPEGAMRYPGPLGPLRPGAAWLSARAKVPLLPVACRVVLRGFEHPEAFLWVGEPLPPEGDLEGTLGGLLARLDALLARTHPREVPEGFREALRGRRSLEERVRPLVEAVRRL; this is translated from the coding sequence ATGACCCTGGACCCCAGGCGTCCTTTCGCCCGCCTCCTGCGGGCCTTGGTGGAGGCCATGCTCCTCGGGAGCCTCAAGGGGGGCCTGCGGGGGGTGTACCTCAGGGGGGAGGTGCCGGGGGGCCCCCTGGTCCTGGCCATGAACCACCACAGCTTCTACGACGGGCACCTGGTCTGGTTTCTGGCCCGGTGGGCCAGGAGGCCCGCAAGCCTCCTGGTGGCGGAGGAAAACCTCAGGGCCTTCCCCGTCCTGGCCCTGGCAGGGGCCCTCGAGGCCAGGCGGGTGCGGGAGGCCCTGAGGCGCCTGCAGCGGGGAGAGTGGGCGGCGGTCTTCCCCGAGGGGGCCATGCGCTACCCCGGCCCCCTGGGCCCCTTGCGCCCCGGGGCGGCCTGGCTCTCCGCCAGGGCCAAGGTGCCCCTCCTTCCCGTGGCCTGCCGGGTGGTCCTGCGGGGCTTTGAGCACCCCGAGGCCTTCCTGTGGGTGGGGGAGCCCCTTCCCCCCGAGGGGGACCTGGAGGGGACCCTGGGGGGCCTCCTCGCCCGCCTGGACGCCCTCCTGGCCCGGACCCACCCCCGGGAGGTGCCCGAGGGCTTCCGGGAGGCCTTGCGGGGGCGGCGGAGCCTGGAGGAGCGGGTGAGGCCCCTGGTGGAGGCCGTGCGGCGGCTATGA
- a CDS encoding MerR family transcriptional regulator, whose product MTQPGVYTIAEVEAMTGLSAEVLRQWERRYGFPRPERTSGGHRLYRQEEVEALRLIRRWLEEGATPQAAIRRFLAQESRPEELPRELIEALLEADLSRAEALFRRAVRLLGPEGAVQGLLVPVLREVGEGWHQGRVSVAQEHLATQFLRARLQELLDLAGYPRGAPILVTTPPGERHEIGAMLAAYYLRRRGFPALYLGPDTPLPDLKALAERLEARGVVLSVLLAETLRALPDGALAGLAPRVLLGGPGGSPEEARRLGALYAQHLEALHKALEEGA is encoded by the coding sequence ATGACTCAGCCCGGGGTGTACACCATCGCCGAGGTGGAGGCCATGACCGGCCTTTCGGCGGAGGTGCTCCGCCAGTGGGAGCGGCGCTACGGCTTCCCCCGCCCCGAGCGCACCTCCGGGGGCCACCGGCTCTACCGCCAGGAGGAGGTGGAGGCCCTGCGGCTCATCCGCCGCTGGCTGGAGGAGGGGGCCACTCCCCAGGCGGCCATACGGCGCTTCCTAGCCCAGGAAAGCCGTCCGGAAGAGCTGCCCCGAGAACTCATCGAGGCCCTGCTGGAGGCCGACCTCTCCCGGGCGGAAGCCCTTTTCCGCCGGGCGGTCCGGCTTTTGGGCCCGGAGGGCGCCGTTCAGGGCCTCCTGGTTCCCGTGCTGCGGGAGGTGGGGGAGGGCTGGCACCAGGGCCGGGTGAGCGTGGCCCAGGAGCACCTGGCCACCCAGTTTCTCCGGGCCCGGCTGCAGGAACTCCTGGACCTGGCGGGCTATCCCCGGGGGGCACCCATCCTGGTCACCACCCCCCCCGGGGAGCGCCACGAGATCGGGGCCATGCTGGCGGCCTACTACCTGCGCCGCCGGGGCTTTCCCGCCCTCTACTTGGGCCCCGACACCCCTCTCCCCGACCTCAAGGCCCTGGCGGAGCGCCTGGAGGCCCGGGGCGTGGTGCTTTCTGTCCTCCTGGCCGAAACCCTCCGGGCCCTGCCCGACGGGGCTCTGGCGGGGCTGGCCCCCAGGGTGCTCCTGGGAGGCCCAGGGGGGAGCCCGGAGGAAGCCCGGCGGCTGGGAGCCCTATACGCGCAGCACCTGGAAGCTCTGCACAAGGCTTTGGAGGAGGGAGCATGA
- a CDS encoding complex I NDUFA9 subunit family protein yields the protein MWVLVVGGTGFVGRHLVGRLLQGGHTPLVLARSPRDLPEGAVLVPGDITREVPDLEGVEAAIYLAGIIRERDQTFRAVHVEGVKNLLGGMRRAGVGRLLHMSALGARRGTGSRYYETKAEGEELVRQSGLKWTILRPSLIFGPGDEFFGKVLRGLVCQPLPFVPLIGDGRFPFRPVHVGDVAEAFARALERGLEGTYDLVGPKEYTFRELLELTMGVLGRRKPFLPIPLPLMDLLVPWVSRLPFAPITRDQYLMLKGGNTAPSPEALRDLLPAPRALEEVLPTYLRC from the coding sequence ATGTGGGTCCTGGTGGTAGGGGGCACGGGCTTCGTGGGGCGGCACCTGGTGGGCCGCCTCCTCCAGGGGGGGCACACCCCCCTGGTTCTCGCCCGCTCCCCCCGGGACCTCCCTGAGGGGGCGGTCCTCGTTCCCGGAGACATCACCCGGGAGGTCCCCGACCTGGAGGGGGTGGAGGCGGCCATCTACCTGGCGGGGATCATCCGGGAACGGGACCAGACCTTCCGGGCGGTGCACGTGGAGGGGGTTAAAAACCTCCTGGGGGGGATGCGCCGCGCCGGGGTGGGCCGCCTCCTCCACATGTCCGCCCTGGGGGCGAGGCGGGGGACGGGGAGCCGCTACTACGAGACCAAGGCGGAAGGGGAGGAGCTGGTGCGCCAAAGCGGCCTGAAGTGGACCATTCTGCGTCCGAGCCTCATCTTCGGCCCCGGAGACGAGTTCTTTGGGAAGGTGCTCCGGGGCCTGGTCTGCCAGCCCTTGCCCTTTGTCCCCCTCATCGGGGATGGGCGCTTCCCCTTCCGCCCCGTCCACGTGGGGGACGTGGCCGAGGCCTTCGCAAGGGCCCTGGAGAGGGGCCTCGAGGGTACCTACGACCTGGTAGGGCCTAAGGAGTACACCTTCCGGGAGCTTCTGGAGCTCACCATGGGGGTCCTGGGCCGCCGCAAGCCCTTTTTGCCCATCCCCCTCCCCCTCATGGACCTCCTGGTTCCCTGGGTGTCCCGCCTGCCCTTCGCCCCCATCACCCGGGACCAGTACCTCATGCTGAAGGGGGGGAACACCGCCCCCTCTCCCGAAGCCCTAAGGGACCTCCTGCCGGCCCCCAGGGCCTTGGAGGAGGTCCTCCCCACCTACCTCAGGTGCTAG
- a CDS encoding glycosyltransferase has product MSPFQAFDFFFGVFLFLLLRLLALLYNLLRFPRLAPKPTPPRPTASLLVPARNEAENLRRTLPALLGQGALEVLVLDDGSEDGTGEVARALGAGHPGFRLLKGKPLPSGWTGKNWACWQLAQEARGEVLVFTDADVRWEEGALGGLLEGLKGADLLSALPRQEARGPFAGALVPFVMGGLFSFLPHPLLEALRVANGQVLAFRREAYFAQGGHRAVRGEVLEDVALARRALRFRLALGAALFSVEMYRGYREAVEGFGKNFLEIHLKNPAVLLGSAFYHLALYTLPWALGRWELGLLGFVERLLVRAALGGSLAAVLLTPLAPVLLLPVYLQALLPGKRWKGRAL; this is encoded by the coding sequence ATGAGCCCCTTCCAGGCCTTTGACTTCTTCTTCGGGGTCTTCCTCTTCCTCCTCCTGCGCCTTCTCGCCCTCCTCTATAACCTCCTCCGTTTTCCCCGCCTGGCCCCTAAGCCCACGCCCCCTAGGCCCACCGCCTCCCTCCTGGTCCCGGCCCGGAACGAGGCGGAAAACCTGAGGCGCACCCTCCCCGCCCTCCTGGGGCAGGGGGCCCTGGAGGTCCTGGTCCTGGACGACGGCTCGGAGGACGGCACGGGGGAGGTGGCCCGGGCCCTGGGGGCGGGGCACCCGGGCTTCCGCCTCCTGAAGGGCAAGCCCCTGCCCTCGGGCTGGACGGGCAAGAACTGGGCCTGCTGGCAGCTGGCCCAGGAGGCCCGGGGGGAGGTTCTGGTCTTCACCGACGCCGACGTGCGCTGGGAGGAAGGGGCCCTGGGGGGGCTCTTGGAGGGGCTAAAGGGTGCGGACCTCCTCTCCGCCCTGCCCCGCCAGGAGGCCAGGGGGCCCTTTGCGGGAGCCCTGGTCCCCTTCGTGATGGGGGGGCTTTTCTCCTTCCTGCCCCACCCCCTATTGGAAGCCCTCCGGGTGGCCAACGGCCAGGTGCTGGCCTTCCGCCGGGAGGCCTACTTCGCCCAGGGGGGGCACCGGGCGGTGCGGGGGGAGGTGCTGGAGGACGTGGCCCTGGCCAGGCGGGCGCTCCGGTTCCGCCTGGCCCTGGGAGCGGCCCTCTTTTCCGTGGAGATGTACCGGGGCTACCGGGAGGCGGTAGAGGGCTTCGGCAAAAACTTCCTGGAGATCCACCTCAAAAACCCCGCGGTCCTCTTGGGAAGCGCCTTCTACCACCTCGCCCTCTACACCCTTCCCTGGGCCCTGGGCCGCTGGGAGCTGGGGCTTTTGGGGTTTGTGGAGAGGCTTCTGGTCCGGGCCGCCCTGGGGGGCTCCCTGGCGGCGGTCCTCCTCACCCCCCTGGCCCCGGTGCTCCTCCTGCCCGTCTACCTTCAGGCCCTCCTCCCCGGGAAGCGTTGGAAGGGGCGGGCCCTTTAG
- the phr gene encoding deoxyribodipyrimidine photo-lyase gives MYLVWHRADLRLADHPALLEALRSGPVVGLVVLDPNNLAAVSPRRRAWFLENVRALREAYRERGGALWVRQGLPWEEVPQAARALGAKAVYALKGYTPYGRHRDQRVREALPIPLHLLSAPHLVPPDLPRAYRVYTPFSRNFQGVDPPLPAPEALPPGPEEGEIPRENPGIPLPEPGEGAAQKRLKAFLEGKLPRYPLERDRLDGEGGSRLSPYFTLGVLSPRQAAWEALRRGGEGARKWVSELLWRDFSYHLLYHFPWMRERALDARYEALPWQEDEELFLAWYLGKTGVPLVDAAMRELHATGFLANRARMAVAQFAVKYLLLPWQKAEARFKDLLLDGDTPQNLQGWQWAGGLGVDAAPYFRVFNLVEQGRRHDPEGSWLRRWAPEYPSYEPQDPVVDLPQARRRYLELAQRLTQG, from the coding sequence ATGTACCTGGTCTGGCACCGGGCCGACCTTCGGCTTGCCGACCACCCAGCCCTCCTGGAGGCCCTGCGCTCGGGACCCGTGGTGGGGCTGGTGGTCCTGGACCCCAACAACCTGGCCGCCGTCTCCCCCAGACGCCGGGCCTGGTTCCTGGAGAACGTGCGGGCCCTCCGGGAGGCCTACCGGGAGCGGGGCGGGGCCCTCTGGGTGCGCCAGGGCCTCCCTTGGGAGGAAGTCCCCCAAGCGGCGAGGGCGCTTGGGGCCAAGGCTGTCTACGCCCTGAAGGGCTACACCCCCTACGGCCGCCACCGGGACCAGAGGGTGCGGGAAGCCCTCCCCATCCCCCTCCACCTCCTCTCCGCCCCCCACCTCGTCCCCCCGGACCTCCCCCGGGCCTACCGGGTCTACACCCCCTTTAGCCGGAACTTCCAGGGGGTGGACCCCCCTCTCCCCGCCCCGGAGGCCCTCCCCCCTGGGCCGGAGGAGGGGGAAATCCCCAGAGAAAACCCCGGCATCCCCCTGCCTGAGCCCGGGGAGGGAGCGGCCCAGAAGAGGCTAAAGGCCTTCCTGGAAGGCAAGCTCCCCCGCTACCCCCTGGAGCGGGACCGGCTGGACGGGGAAGGGGGCTCGCGGCTTTCCCCCTACTTCACCCTAGGGGTCCTCTCCCCCCGGCAGGCGGCCTGGGAAGCCCTCAGGCGGGGAGGCGAGGGGGCCAGGAAATGGGTCAGCGAGCTCCTTTGGCGCGACTTCTCCTACCACCTCCTCTACCACTTCCCCTGGATGCGGGAACGGGCCCTGGACGCCCGCTATGAAGCCCTCCCCTGGCAGGAGGACGAGGAACTCTTCCTCGCCTGGTACCTGGGCAAGACCGGGGTGCCCCTGGTGGACGCGGCCATGCGGGAGCTTCACGCCACCGGCTTCCTCGCCAACCGGGCGCGGATGGCCGTGGCCCAGTTCGCGGTGAAGTACCTCCTCCTCCCCTGGCAGAAGGCGGAAGCCCGCTTCAAGGACCTCCTCCTGGACGGGGACACCCCGCAAAACCTCCAGGGCTGGCAGTGGGCGGGGGGCCTGGGGGTGGACGCCGCCCCCTACTTCCGGGTGTTCAACCTGGTGGAGCAGGGGCGGCGGCACGACCCCGAGGGAAGCTGGCTCCGGCGCTGGGCCCCCGAGTACCCCTCGTACGAACCCCAAGATCCCGTGGTGGACCTCCCTCAGGCCCGCAGGCGCTACCTGGAGCTAGCCCAGAGGCTAACCCAAGGGTAG
- a CDS encoding cytochrome P450 has translation MTATLDLKEALPDLRRLREDPLATLLAWGRAHPRLRLPLPGIALHLVFDPQGVEKVLHATDHKATFQYQELSRLTGRGLLTDWGEGYKAARKALKDPFLPKAVAAYRPLWEEEAEAFFAPWRPGERRDLDREMLHLSLRFLGRALWGKTLPERIAELALAALERIVERMQNPFSRLDLLAEWRFHRQRRALEAAALSLLEEPPLSALPRERALAEAKTLLVAGHETTASALTWSLYLLSHRPDWQERVAESEAHALAAFQEALRLYPPAWILTRKAAAPLDLGEERVPAGSTVVLSPYVTHRLHFPEGEAFRPERFLQERGTPSGRYFPFGLGRRLCLGRDFALLEGPVALMALFRRFRLAPLPEPRAHAGVTLRPQGGLWVTLEAG, from the coding sequence ATGACCGCCACCTTGGACCTCAAAGAGGCCCTGCCCGACCTGAGGCGGCTCCGGGAAGACCCCCTCGCCACCCTCTTGGCCTGGGGCCGGGCGCACCCCCGGCTGCGCCTACCCCTGCCGGGGATAGCCCTCCACCTGGTCTTCGACCCCCAAGGGGTGGAAAAGGTCCTCCACGCCACCGACCACAAGGCCACCTTCCAGTATCAGGAGCTTTCCCGGCTTACGGGGCGGGGCCTCCTCACCGATTGGGGAGAAGGGTATAAGGCCGCCCGCAAGGCCCTCAAGGACCCCTTCCTGCCCAAGGCGGTGGCCGCCTACCGCCCCCTTTGGGAGGAGGAGGCCGAGGCCTTCTTCGCCCCCTGGCGCCCCGGGGAGCGGCGGGACTTGGACCGGGAAATGCTCCACCTCTCCCTGCGCTTTCTGGGCCGGGCCCTTTGGGGGAAGACCCTCCCCGAGCGGATCGCCGAGCTGGCCCTCGCCGCCCTGGAGCGGATCGTGGAGAGGATGCAAAACCCCTTCTCGCGGCTGGACCTCCTGGCGGAGTGGCGCTTCCATCGGCAGCGGCGGGCCCTCGAGGCGGCCGCCCTGTCCCTCCTGGAAGAACCCCCCCTCTCCGCCCTCCCCCGGGAAAGGGCCCTGGCGGAGGCCAAGACCCTCCTGGTGGCGGGGCACGAAACCACGGCCAGCGCCCTCACCTGGAGCCTCTACCTCCTCTCCCACAGGCCGGACTGGCAGGAGAGGGTGGCGGAAAGCGAGGCCCACGCCCTGGCCGCCTTCCAGGAGGCCCTGAGGCTTTACCCCCCCGCCTGGATCCTCACCCGCAAGGCCGCGGCCCCTCTGGACCTGGGGGAGGAGCGGGTGCCCGCGGGGAGCACCGTGGTCCTCTCCCCCTACGTGACCCACCGCCTCCACTTCCCCGAGGGGGAGGCCTTCCGCCCGGAGCGCTTCCTGCAGGAAAGGGGCACCCCTTCCGGGCGCTACTTCCCCTTCGGCCTGGGGAGAAGGCTCTGCCTGGGGCGGGACTTCGCCCTCCTGGAAGGCCCCGTGGCCCTCATGGCCCTCTTCCGCCGCTTCCGCCTCGCCCCCCTTCCCGAGCCTCGGGCACACGCCGGGGTCACCCTGCGGCCCCAGGGGGGCCTGTGGGTTACCTTGGAGGCGGGATGA
- a CDS encoding lycopene cyclase domain-containing protein gives MTYLQFHLVFLLPPLILLLLWARPRPPRLWAYLLMPLIAFLYTTPWDNYLVWREVWGYPEGRVLFRIGYVPFEEYLFFLLQPLLTGALLLRLAGEPPSPGPGLARVVGGGIWLLVDALGVLLLALGGPYLYLGLILAYFVPIFVLQWAFGGDLLWAWRGPLLLGVLLPTLYLWFADFWAITREGIWWISEAYTLGVKAWGLPLEEMAFFLFTNLAIVQGLLLAWHPEALKRLR, from the coding sequence ATGACCTACCTGCAGTTCCACCTGGTCTTCCTCCTACCGCCGCTGATCCTGCTCCTCCTCTGGGCCCGGCCCAGGCCCCCGAGGCTATGGGCTTACCTCCTCATGCCCCTCATCGCCTTCCTCTACACCACCCCCTGGGACAACTACCTGGTCTGGCGGGAGGTCTGGGGCTACCCCGAGGGGCGGGTGCTCTTCCGCATCGGCTATGTGCCCTTTGAGGAGTACCTCTTCTTCCTCCTCCAGCCCCTCCTCACCGGGGCCCTCCTCCTCCGCCTCGCCGGGGAGCCCCCAAGCCCGGGCCCGGGCCTCGCCCGGGTGGTGGGTGGAGGGATCTGGCTCCTGGTGGACGCCCTCGGGGTCCTCCTCCTGGCCCTGGGGGGGCCCTACCTCTACCTGGGCCTCATCCTGGCCTACTTCGTCCCCATCTTCGTGCTGCAGTGGGCCTTCGGGGGGGATCTCCTTTGGGCCTGGCGCGGGCCCCTCCTCCTCGGGGTCCTCCTCCCCACCCTCTACCTCTGGTTCGCCGACTTCTGGGCCATCACCCGGGAGGGGATCTGGTGGATCTCCGAGGCCTACACCCTGGGGGTGAAGGCCTGGGGGCTTCCCCTAGAGGAGATGGCCTTCTTCCTCTTCACCAACCTGGCCATCGTCCAAGGCCTCCTCCTGGCCTGGCACCCCGAGGCCCTGAAGCGGCTGCGATGA